A section of the Streptomyces xinghaiensis S187 genome encodes:
- a CDS encoding universal stress protein — translation MARNGPVVVGVDGSPSGLEAVEVAAREAAYRNRPLRVVHAFVWPSTHMPLGAVEGDLRYEAKRIVAEAEERARATAPEVEAGGEVVTGEALAVLEEESRSAALMVVGSRGLGGFARLLIGSVAGQLAAHSHCPVLVVRGRTDGTGPVLVGVDGSPAGETALGFAFEAAAARETGVVALHAWSEWSVPVPPPEDESAPYAYEPGMLKADEERLLAESLAGWRERYPDVPVEHRLVRGRAREALVEASEEARLLVVGKRGRGGFAGLLLGSVSQAATQHAHCPVVVVPHA, via the coding sequence ATGGCGAGGAACGGTCCTGTGGTGGTGGGGGTGGACGGATCACCGTCCGGTCTGGAGGCCGTCGAGGTCGCGGCCCGGGAGGCGGCGTACCGCAACCGCCCGTTGCGGGTGGTGCACGCCTTCGTGTGGCCCTCGACGCACATGCCGCTGGGGGCGGTCGAGGGCGACCTGCGGTACGAGGCGAAGCGCATCGTGGCCGAGGCGGAGGAGCGGGCGCGGGCGACCGCGCCGGAGGTGGAGGCCGGCGGGGAGGTCGTCACCGGCGAGGCGCTGGCCGTGCTGGAGGAGGAGTCCCGCTCGGCCGCTCTGATGGTGGTCGGCAGCCGGGGCCTGGGCGGTTTCGCCCGGCTGCTCATCGGTTCGGTGGCGGGGCAGCTCGCGGCGCACAGCCACTGCCCCGTGCTGGTGGTCCGCGGCAGGACGGACGGCACCGGGCCGGTGCTGGTCGGTGTCGACGGTTCCCCGGCGGGCGAGACGGCGCTCGGCTTCGCGTTCGAGGCGGCCGCGGCCCGGGAGACGGGTGTGGTCGCCCTGCACGCCTGGTCCGAGTGGAGCGTGCCGGTGCCGCCGCCCGAGGACGAGTCGGCCCCCTACGCCTACGAGCCGGGGATGCTCAAGGCCGACGAGGAGCGGCTGCTGGCCGAGTCGCTGGCCGGCTGGCGGGAACGCTACCCGGATGTGCCGGTCGAGCACCGGCTGGTCCGGGGCCGTGCCCGGGAGGCCCTGGTCGAGGCGAGTGAGGAGGCCCGGCTGCTGGTCGTCGGCAAGCGGGGCCGCGGCGGCTTCGCCGGGCTGCTGCTCGGCTCGGTGAGCCAGGCCGCCACCCAGCACGCCCACTGCCCCGTCGTGGTCGTCCCCCACGCCTGA
- a CDS encoding DUF2795 domain-containing protein translates to MAHTSVPQVLHAIKDVDFPAGKDELIRAAKVGGASEAAVAALRGIPAERYENRDQVAHSVRVDPDSDLGHSRGQQGEQARKGAKRHLSQHLRDADKPPVEEELEHPRRMPGTGPRQGPRHH, encoded by the coding sequence ATGGCGCACACGAGCGTCCCCCAGGTTCTGCACGCGATCAAGGACGTCGACTTCCCGGCCGGCAAGGACGAACTCATCCGGGCCGCGAAGGTGGGCGGCGCCTCCGAGGCGGCCGTGGCCGCGCTGCGCGGTATCCCGGCCGAGCGGTACGAGAACCGCGACCAGGTGGCCCACTCCGTGCGGGTCGACCCGGACTCCGACCTCGGTCACAGCCGCGGCCAGCAGGGCGAGCAGGCGCGCAAGGGCGCCAAGCGGCATCTGTCCCAGCACCTGCGCGACGCCGACAAGCCCCCCGTCGAGGAGGAGCTCGAACACCCGCGCAGGATGCCCGGCACCGGCCCGCGCCAGGGCCCCCGG
- a CDS encoding cation-translocating P-type ATPase → MPVTPAPVTDPAGDGPPGPPEAAGPALEALPPGEVHGALGSSPRGLSPDAAGERRERYGANELPRAARAGLGRQALAQLTDLFAVVLLLASAITFLTYWLSEPRDAGRLQLAVAILCVVALNAVIGFTQEYSAERTAESLQAMVPHTCRVLRDGRRQEVPARDLVPGDVVALEAGDAVPADCRLVEAHELSVNNAALTGESDPVRRDSAPMAVPGPLTDARNCLFMGTDVVAGAGKAVVFATGAATEFGRIYRLTASASRQRTPLQLQVAAMARRVAGTALAIGALLFAVRLPGDDTVEAFVFALGVMVALVPEGLPATLSVSLAIGVRRMARRNALVKRLLAVEALGSTTVILTDKTGTLTQAEMTVTRVWADGALHPVSGVGYAPEGEVADPGPRVRELLRVAALCCDAKLVPPGGDGGRDGPGSGGGPGGHHGTWRVLGDTTEGALLVAAAKAGIDPHAEEAASPRVAEHPFDPGRKLMSTVHRAPGGGFLVHAKGAPQELLARCTHIDRDGGARPLTEESRAAVVAVNDELAAQGLRVLAVAVRRAEGPGGDRDAAESGLTLLGLTGMLDPPRAEVSEAVDACRRAGIRIVMATGDHPLTAEAVARRVGIVRGREPVVVTGKRLDTLDDAALDELMAGGPELLLCRVSPEHKTRAVTALRRRGEVVAVTGDGANDAPALKHADIGVAMGASGTDVAREAAVMVLLDDSFASIATAVRLGRSVYQNIRRFLVYVFSSNIGELGPIVAATFTGFPLVPISAVQILAIDLGSDVLPALALGAEPPESDVMDRPPRARRERLFSMAVMRRILFLGGIQALGVTAVFFWHIHASGIPFADFTEEHPVYREAVTMVQAGIVLSQFFVGLAVRTDRQSLLRAGLFSNPWLLGAGGVGVALMACISYVPVLQEVFNTAPLAAADWAVLTGLGALPLAADELRKAWLRRRRPESGERAAPGGGRADGAGPAGHEPADDGPGPARIPEGDEDR, encoded by the coding sequence ATGCCCGTGACCCCGGCCCCCGTCACCGACCCGGCCGGTGACGGCCCTCCGGGCCCCCCGGAGGCCGCCGGCCCCGCTCTGGAGGCGCTGCCGCCCGGCGAGGTCCACGGCGCCCTGGGCTCCTCCCCGCGCGGCCTCTCCCCGGACGCCGCCGGGGAGCGCCGGGAGCGGTACGGCGCCAACGAGCTGCCCCGCGCCGCGCGGGCCGGCTTGGGGCGGCAGGCCCTGGCGCAGCTCACCGACCTCTTCGCCGTCGTCCTGCTGCTCGCCTCGGCGATCACCTTCCTCACCTACTGGCTGAGCGAGCCCCGGGACGCGGGCCGGCTCCAGCTGGCCGTGGCGATCCTGTGCGTGGTGGCGCTCAACGCCGTCATCGGCTTCACCCAGGAGTACTCGGCGGAGCGCACGGCGGAGTCGCTGCAGGCCATGGTCCCGCACACCTGCCGCGTCCTCCGGGACGGCCGGCGGCAGGAGGTGCCGGCGCGGGACCTGGTCCCGGGCGACGTGGTGGCGCTGGAGGCCGGTGACGCGGTGCCCGCGGACTGCCGGCTCGTGGAGGCGCACGAGCTGTCGGTGAACAACGCGGCCCTGACCGGGGAGAGCGACCCGGTGCGCCGCGACAGCGCGCCGATGGCCGTCCCCGGGCCGCTGACGGACGCGCGCAACTGTCTCTTCATGGGCACCGACGTGGTGGCCGGTGCGGGGAAGGCGGTGGTGTTCGCCACCGGGGCGGCCACCGAGTTCGGCCGCATCTACCGGCTGACGGCCTCCGCGTCCCGGCAGAGGACGCCGTTGCAGCTCCAGGTGGCGGCCATGGCGCGGCGGGTCGCGGGGACCGCGCTGGCCATCGGTGCCCTGCTGTTCGCCGTCCGGCTTCCCGGCGACGACACGGTCGAGGCGTTCGTCTTCGCCCTCGGGGTGATGGTGGCCCTCGTCCCCGAAGGGCTGCCCGCGACGCTCTCGGTGTCGCTGGCCATCGGCGTGCGGCGGATGGCCCGCCGCAACGCCCTGGTGAAGCGGCTGCTGGCGGTGGAGGCGCTGGGTTCGACCACCGTGATCCTCACCGACAAGACCGGGACACTGACGCAGGCGGAGATGACCGTCACCCGGGTGTGGGCCGACGGGGCGCTCCACCCGGTGTCCGGCGTGGGGTACGCCCCGGAGGGCGAGGTGGCGGACCCGGGACCTCGGGTGCGGGAGCTGCTGCGGGTCGCCGCGCTCTGCTGCGACGCCAAGCTCGTACCGCCGGGCGGGGACGGCGGACGGGACGGCCCCGGAAGCGGCGGCGGGCCGGGCGGGCACCACGGAACCTGGCGGGTGCTCGGCGACACCACCGAGGGGGCGCTGCTCGTCGCGGCGGCCAAGGCCGGGATCGACCCGCACGCGGAGGAGGCCGCTTCCCCCCGGGTGGCGGAGCACCCGTTCGACCCGGGCCGCAAGCTCATGAGCACCGTGCACCGCGCGCCGGGCGGCGGCTTCCTCGTCCACGCCAAGGGCGCCCCGCAGGAACTGCTGGCCCGCTGCACGCACATCGACCGGGACGGCGGGGCCCGGCCGCTCACCGAGGAGTCCCGGGCCGCTGTCGTCGCCGTCAACGACGAACTGGCGGCCCAGGGGCTGAGGGTCCTCGCGGTCGCCGTCCGGCGGGCGGAGGGGCCCGGCGGGGACCGCGACGCCGCCGAGTCGGGGCTGACCCTGCTCGGGCTCACCGGCATGCTCGACCCGCCCCGGGCCGAGGTCAGCGAGGCCGTGGACGCCTGCCGGCGGGCGGGCATCCGCATCGTCATGGCGACCGGCGACCACCCGCTCACCGCCGAGGCCGTGGCGCGCAGGGTGGGGATCGTCCGCGGGCGCGAGCCGGTCGTCGTCACCGGCAAGCGTCTGGACACGCTCGACGACGCGGCGCTCGACGAACTGATGGCCGGCGGCCCGGAGCTGCTGCTGTGCCGGGTGAGCCCCGAGCACAAGACGCGGGCCGTGACCGCCCTGCGGCGGCGCGGCGAGGTGGTGGCCGTCACCGGAGACGGCGCCAACGACGCCCCGGCGCTCAAGCACGCCGACATCGGGGTGGCGATGGGCGCCTCCGGCACCGACGTGGCCCGGGAGGCCGCGGTCATGGTGCTGCTGGACGACTCCTTCGCCTCCATCGCCACCGCCGTGCGGCTGGGCCGCTCCGTCTACCAGAACATCCGCAGGTTCCTGGTCTACGTCTTCAGCAGCAACATCGGCGAGCTGGGCCCCATCGTCGCGGCGACGTTCACCGGCTTCCCGCTCGTCCCGATCAGCGCGGTGCAGATCCTCGCCATCGACCTCGGCTCGGACGTGCTGCCCGCCCTGGCGCTCGGCGCGGAGCCGCCGGAGTCCGACGTCATGGACCGGCCGCCGCGGGCCCGCCGGGAACGCCTGTTCTCGATGGCGGTGATGCGCCGGATCCTCTTCCTCGGCGGCATCCAGGCGCTCGGCGTGACCGCCGTCTTCTTCTGGCACATCCACGCCTCCGGCATCCCGTTCGCCGACTTCACCGAGGAGCACCCGGTGTACCGGGAGGCGGTGACGATGGTCCAGGCGGGCATCGTGCTCAGCCAGTTCTTCGTGGGCCTGGCCGTCCGCACCGACCGGCAGAGCCTGCTGCGGGCGGGCCTGTTCTCCAACCCGTGGCTGCTGGGCGCCGGTGGCGTCGGCGTCGCCCTGATGGCCTGTATCAGCTATGTGCCGGTGCTCCAGGAGGTGTTCAACACCGCCCCGCTCGCGGCGGCCGACTGGGCGGTGCTGACCGGTCTCGGGGCGCTTCCGCTGGCCGCCGACGAGCTCCGCAAGGCGTGGCTGCGCCGCCGCCGTCCGGAGAGCGGCGAACGGGCCGCCCCCGGCGGCGGGCGGGCGGACGGCGCCGGGCCGGCCGGACACGAGCCGGCGGACGACGGGCCGGGCCCGGCCCGGATCCCGGAAGGAGACGAGGACCGATGA
- a CDS encoding cation-translocating P-type ATPase, which translates to MVRDEQAPVTAPPAAGLSAAEAAARLERYGPNIVSTARPTPLWHRIGTQLRDPLILVLLVAIALTIATGDYLDTSIISFVVVVNTAVGVTQEVRAERAVMALRELSAPGARVVRGGEERHVPSSEVVPGDLVLLGEGDIVPADGELLEEAALLVDESSLTGEAEPVGKPLPADGEQRPVVSAGTVVVRGRARFVVTATGADSATGRIAALMTTKPAATPLQRRLAAFGRVLAAVAVVLCLVVLVIGLLRGQDPELMAVTAISLVVAAVPESLPAVVTLGLALGARRMAERNAIVRRLPAVETLGSVTVIATDKTGTLTEGRMSAQRLWTRHGTAAVSGTGYAPEGRVEREDTELRPDTAPDVTELLTAAVLCNDAALQAPDAPDATDSGDRRSGEARSSARGDAADWHALGDPTEAALLTAGARLGLDREALAREWPRTEEVPFTSDRARMTTVHRRPGGGLRVVCKGAPEVVLAPEVLADGAGTLAEAAEAAGRLAAEGYRVLAVAVADRAEPPEDGGDWESGLNLLGLIGILDPPREAAAATVAACRRAGIIPVLITGDHPLTAGVVARRLGIVEAGEEAEEVTTGDRIRDGSAGDLTRPRVFARTSPEQKLDIVQAWRGAGHVVAMTGDGVNDGPALHRADIGVAMGRRGTEVARQAADLVLADDDLGTVVAAVEEGRRVYANVRRFLLYGLAGGAAEILVMLFGPFLGMPLPLLPAQILWINLLTHGLPGVALGAEPVAPDTMRQPPRPPEESVLGAGLWPRILAMGLVIAGASLGVGIWAHETGRPWQTMVFLVLGATQLGVGLASRARPGTFTNPFLLVGIAAALALQIAGVYLPPLQKLLGTEALSAGDLLIGCALSAVGYAAMRLQVRLSARAERSAGAEAAEVAGDPEVAGDPETPGAPEDRERAAGR; encoded by the coding sequence ATGGTGAGGGACGAGCAGGCCCCGGTGACGGCACCGCCCGCCGCCGGTCTGTCCGCGGCGGAGGCCGCCGCGCGGCTGGAACGGTACGGTCCGAACATCGTCAGCACGGCCCGCCCCACGCCGTTGTGGCACCGGATCGGCACGCAGCTGCGCGATCCGCTGATCCTCGTGCTGCTGGTGGCCATCGCGCTCACCATCGCGACCGGCGACTACCTCGACACCTCGATCATCTCCTTCGTCGTCGTGGTCAACACGGCCGTGGGCGTCACCCAGGAGGTCCGCGCGGAACGGGCCGTCATGGCGCTGCGCGAGCTCAGCGCACCCGGCGCCCGGGTGGTGCGGGGCGGCGAGGAGCGCCATGTGCCGTCCTCGGAGGTGGTGCCGGGGGACCTGGTGCTGCTCGGCGAGGGCGACATCGTGCCCGCGGACGGGGAGCTGCTGGAGGAGGCCGCGCTGCTCGTCGACGAGTCCTCGCTGACGGGCGAGGCGGAACCGGTGGGCAAGCCGCTGCCCGCGGACGGGGAGCAGCGGCCCGTCGTGTCGGCCGGCACCGTGGTCGTACGGGGCCGGGCCCGCTTCGTCGTCACCGCCACCGGCGCGGACAGCGCCACCGGCCGGATCGCGGCGCTGATGACGACGAAGCCCGCCGCCACACCGCTCCAGCGCCGCCTCGCCGCGTTCGGCCGGGTGCTGGCGGCCGTCGCCGTCGTGCTCTGCCTCGTGGTGCTGGTCATCGGGCTGCTGCGCGGGCAGGACCCGGAGCTGATGGCGGTGACGGCGATCAGCCTGGTGGTCGCCGCCGTCCCCGAGTCGCTGCCGGCCGTGGTCACGCTCGGGCTGGCGCTGGGCGCCCGGCGGATGGCGGAGCGCAACGCGATCGTGCGGCGCCTGCCGGCCGTGGAGACCCTCGGCTCCGTCACGGTCATCGCCACCGACAAGACCGGCACCCTCACCGAGGGCCGGATGTCCGCCCAGCGGCTGTGGACCCGGCACGGCACGGCGGCCGTCTCGGGCACCGGCTACGCCCCCGAGGGGCGCGTCGAGCGCGAGGACACCGAACTGCGGCCGGACACGGCACCGGACGTCACGGAACTCCTCACCGCCGCCGTCCTCTGCAACGACGCCGCCCTGCAGGCCCCGGACGCCCCGGACGCCACGGACAGCGGGGACCGGCGGAGCGGCGAGGCCCGTTCGAGCGCCCGGGGCGACGCGGCCGACTGGCACGCCCTGGGCGACCCGACGGAGGCCGCCCTGCTCACCGCCGGGGCCCGGCTCGGCCTCGACCGGGAGGCGCTGGCCCGGGAGTGGCCGCGGACGGAGGAGGTCCCGTTCACCAGCGACCGGGCCCGGATGACCACCGTCCACCGCCGGCCCGGCGGCGGACTGCGCGTCGTCTGCAAGGGCGCGCCGGAGGTGGTGCTCGCACCGGAGGTGCTCGCCGACGGTGCCGGGACGCTCGCCGAGGCCGCGGAGGCCGCCGGCCGGCTGGCCGCGGAGGGCTACCGGGTGCTGGCCGTGGCCGTCGCCGACCGCGCGGAACCGCCGGAGGACGGCGGGGACTGGGAGTCCGGGCTGAACCTGCTGGGGCTGATCGGCATCCTCGACCCGCCCCGGGAGGCGGCCGCCGCGACGGTGGCGGCCTGCCGCCGGGCCGGGATCATCCCCGTCCTCATCACCGGCGACCACCCGCTGACCGCCGGGGTGGTGGCCCGGCGCCTCGGCATCGTGGAGGCCGGGGAGGAGGCGGAGGAGGTCACCACCGGCGACCGCATCCGCGACGGCTCCGCCGGCGATCTGACCAGGCCGCGGGTCTTCGCCCGCACCAGCCCCGAACAGAAGCTCGACATCGTCCAGGCCTGGCGCGGCGCCGGGCACGTCGTGGCCATGACGGGCGACGGCGTCAACGACGGGCCGGCGCTGCACCGGGCGGACATCGGCGTGGCCATGGGCCGCCGCGGCACCGAGGTGGCCCGGCAGGCCGCCGACCTGGTACTGGCCGACGACGACCTGGGCACGGTCGTCGCCGCCGTCGAGGAGGGCCGCCGGGTCTACGCCAACGTGCGGCGGTTCCTGCTGTACGGGCTGGCGGGCGGCGCGGCGGAGATCCTGGTGATGCTGTTCGGCCCGTTCCTCGGCATGCCGCTGCCGCTGCTGCCCGCCCAGATCCTCTGGATCAACCTGCTGACCCACGGCCTGCCCGGGGTGGCGCTGGGCGCGGAGCCGGTGGCGCCCGACACGATGCGGCAGCCGCCGAGGCCGCCGGAGGAGAGCGTGCTCGGCGCGGGACTGTGGCCGCGCATCCTCGCCATGGGCCTGGTGATCGCCGGGGCCTCGCTGGGGGTGGGGATCTGGGCCCACGAGACCGGGCGGCCGTGGCAGACCATGGTCTTCCTGGTGCTGGGCGCCACGCAGCTCGGGGTGGGCCTGGCCTCCCGGGCGCGGCCGGGCACCTTCACCAACCCGTTCCTGCTGGTCGGGATCGCGGCCGCGCTGGCGCTGCAGATCGCGGGCGTCTACCTGCCGCCGCTGCAGAAGCTGCTCGGCACGGAGGCCCTGAGCGCGGGCGATCTGCTCATCGGCTGCGCCCTCTCGGCGGTCGGCTACGCCGCGATGCGCCTTCAGGTGCGGCTGTCGGCGCGTGCGGAGCGGTCCGCCGGAGCGGAGGCCGCGGAGGTCGCCGGGGATCCGGAGGTCGCCGGGGATCCGGAGACGCCGGGGGCGCCGGAGGACCGGGAGCGGGCGGCCGGACGCTGA
- a CDS encoding potassium channel family protein — MRAIIAGAGRLGSRIARVLTAEQHDVTLVDLDERRPAGPAGGAGPDFVPGDACEPAVLEHAGVLTADVLVAATDRDEDNLVISHLAKTRFAVPRVAARVNDPENTWLFDEHWGVDIAVPADMPLVALVEEVAGAVDTVSLLRLGQTGVGVIETLVSAGSRADGRRIDDLRLPAGTLVAAVIRDGEPVFPTRDLPLRPGDILFLVSHTATEQEIRSAVQ; from the coding sequence ATGAGAGCGATCATCGCGGGCGCCGGGCGGCTGGGCAGCCGGATCGCGCGGGTCCTCACCGCCGAGCAGCACGACGTCACCCTCGTCGACCTGGACGAGCGGCGGCCCGCCGGCCCGGCGGGCGGGGCGGGCCCGGATTTCGTCCCCGGGGATGCCTGCGAGCCCGCGGTGCTCGAACACGCCGGGGTCCTCACCGCCGACGTCCTCGTCGCCGCCACCGACCGGGACGAGGACAACCTCGTCATCAGCCATCTCGCCAAGACACGGTTCGCCGTCCCCCGGGTCGCCGCCCGCGTCAACGACCCCGAGAACACCTGGCTGTTCGACGAGCACTGGGGCGTGGACATCGCGGTGCCCGCCGACATGCCGCTGGTCGCCCTGGTCGAGGAGGTCGCCGGGGCGGTGGACACCGTGTCCCTGCTCCGGCTGGGGCAGACCGGGGTCGGCGTCATCGAGACGCTGGTCTCCGCCGGTTCCCGCGCGGACGGCCGCCGGATCGACGACCTGCGGCTCCCCGCCGGCACGCTCGTCGCCGCCGTCATCCGCGACGGCGAACCGGTGTTCCCCACCCGCGACCTGCCGCTGCGGCCGGGGGACATCCTCTTCCTCGTCTCCCACACCGCCACCGAGCAGGAGATCCGCTCGGCCGTCCAGTGA
- a CDS encoding potassium channel family protein, whose translation MRVIIAGCGRTGSALAAQLAAEGHDVRIIDPLPGARRLLPAGFSGAFHSGSGFSRTALEAAGIEHADAFVALTSGDNRNLVSARTAKETYRVPVVVARLHDPHRKELYRGFGIPTVAAIRWTVQQIHRTLLHRHLDPELAFGNGETLLVRSELPGYLTGRRLAEFDVDGEIRVVEVTRGGHSLVPAHNTAAEPSDVVTFAVAATALGTLRGFLGKELGT comes from the coding sequence ATGAGAGTGATCATCGCGGGCTGCGGCCGGACGGGCTCCGCGCTCGCCGCGCAACTCGCCGCCGAGGGCCACGACGTACGGATCATCGACCCGCTCCCCGGGGCCCGGCGGCTGCTGCCCGCCGGCTTCTCCGGCGCCTTCCACTCCGGCAGCGGCTTCAGCCGTACGGCGCTGGAGGCGGCCGGGATCGAGCACGCCGACGCGTTCGTCGCCCTGACCTCCGGTGACAACCGGAACCTGGTCAGCGCACGCACGGCCAAGGAGACCTACCGGGTCCCCGTCGTCGTCGCCCGCCTCCACGACCCGCACCGCAAGGAGCTGTACCGCGGCTTCGGCATCCCCACCGTGGCCGCCATCCGCTGGACCGTCCAGCAGATCCACCGGACACTGCTCCACCGCCACCTCGACCCCGAACTGGCCTTCGGCAACGGCGAGACCCTGCTCGTCCGTTCCGAGCTGCCCGGCTACCTCACCGGGCGGCGGCTGGCGGAGTTCGACGTGGACGGGGAGATCCGGGTGGTGGAGGTGACCCGGGGCGGCCATTCCCTCGTCCCCGCCCACAACACCGCGGCCGAACCGTCCGATGTCGTCACCTTCGCCGTCGCCGCCACCGCTCTCGGCACGCTGCGCGGCTTCCTCGGTAAGGAGCTGGGCACATGA
- a CDS encoding helix-turn-helix domain-containing protein, with protein MSETENGKAHRTPDPGDIGRRITLQRERLGLTREEAAARAGMAPGYLAYLEEHSADPSAPGIARLAGALGTSVDALRGAGAARPAGRSRAAAHPRLVPLDAEECWSLLSSHGVGRIGLSLADDPVIVPVNYVVEAGRIAYRTAPGTATARAAGHRVAFEVDAVDDAMSRGWSVLVVGRARHVTEPDMVGRLAELTHAEPWAGGVRDFWVLIDPERLSGRRIETD; from the coding sequence GTGTCGGAAACGGAGAACGGAAAGGCCCACAGGACTCCGGACCCGGGTGACATCGGGCGCCGGATCACCCTCCAGCGCGAGCGGCTCGGGCTCACCCGCGAGGAGGCCGCGGCCCGGGCCGGTATGGCGCCGGGCTATCTGGCGTATCTGGAGGAGCACTCCGCCGACCCCAGCGCGCCGGGCATCGCCCGGCTGGCCGGCGCGCTGGGGACCTCCGTCGACGCGCTGCGCGGCGCCGGTGCGGCCAGGCCGGCCGGCCGGAGCAGGGCCGCGGCCCACCCCCGGCTGGTGCCTCTCGACGCCGAGGAGTGCTGGTCCCTGCTCTCCTCGCACGGCGTGGGGCGCATCGGCCTGTCGCTCGCCGACGACCCGGTGATCGTCCCGGTGAACTACGTGGTCGAGGCCGGACGGATCGCGTACCGGACGGCGCCCGGGACCGCGACCGCCCGGGCGGCGGGCCACCGCGTCGCCTTCGAGGTCGACGCGGTCGACGACGCCATGAGCCGCGGCTGGAGCGTGCTCGTCGTCGGGCGGGCCCGGCACGTCACGGAGCCGGACATGGTCGGCCGTCTGGCGGAACTCACGCATGCGGAACCCTGGGCGGGCGGCGTGCGCGACTTCTGGGTGCTCATCGATCCCGAGCGCCTGTCCGGCCGCCGCATCGAGACGGACTGA
- a CDS encoding CBS domain-containing protein, whose amino-acid sequence MRHRTVGELMTREVVSVRPDTPFKELAGLLAERRVTAVPVVDAAGRPVGVVSENDLLRKATDRLETGDRVSPMPHLEAWERAKAEGARAEEVMSAPAVCVRPDWTVVEAARLMEIHGIKRLPVVDASDRLLGIISRRDLLRVFLRTDEAIRAEILHDILAETVGDAARGVTAEVTDGQVLLGGTVPSRRLVPVLVRLCRGVDGVVGVREHIDHNGAGPVREGPLV is encoded by the coding sequence ATGCGCCACCGCACGGTCGGAGAACTGATGACCCGGGAGGTCGTGTCCGTCCGGCCGGACACCCCGTTCAAGGAACTCGCCGGGCTGCTCGCCGAACGCCGGGTCACCGCCGTGCCGGTCGTCGACGCCGCGGGCCGCCCGGTCGGTGTCGTCTCCGAGAACGACCTGCTGCGGAAGGCCACCGACCGGCTGGAGACCGGGGACCGCGTCTCCCCCATGCCGCATCTGGAGGCCTGGGAGCGCGCCAAGGCGGAGGGCGCCCGGGCCGAGGAGGTCATGTCGGCGCCCGCCGTGTGCGTCCGCCCGGACTGGACGGTCGTGGAGGCGGCGCGGCTGATGGAGATCCACGGCATCAAACGGCTCCCCGTCGTGGACGCCTCCGACCGGCTCCTGGGCATCATCAGCCGCCGCGACCTGCTGCGGGTCTTCCTCCGCACCGACGAGGCGATCCGCGCGGAGATCCTCCACGACATCCTGGCGGAGACCGTCGGGGACGCCGCCCGGGGGGTGACGGCCGAGGTGACGGACGGCCAGGTCCTGCTGGGCGGCACGGTGCCGTCGCGGCGGCTGGTGCCGGTCCTCGTCCGGCTGTGCCGGGGGGTGGACGGCGTGGTGGGCGTACGCGAGCACATCGACCACAACGGCGCGGGGCCGGTCCGGGAGGGCCCGCTCGTCTGA